One Aegilops tauschii subsp. strangulata cultivar AL8/78 chromosome 7, Aet v6.0, whole genome shotgun sequence genomic window carries:
- the LOC109752339 gene encoding uncharacterized protein — protein MVFEDESSDDLSGLQISSSDDGMHYQIPASIEDQDYNGLENAPEGLCVEHRLPTERRVAFESFETGRRFLVCAQPEAVNCGFLAWVDPEWPPTMQNALLKLWEIFEDSRTARRKDNQESSLTIHHLKEEKRNLDANYDKLVEDVHQLLNAQEDRVLDLSSSSFWKKNIQ, from the exons CCTGCAgatctcctcctccgacgacgggATGCATTATCAG ATTCCTGCTAGCATTGAAGACCAAGACTACAATGGCTTGGAGAATGCACCAGAGGGGCTCTGCGTGGAGCATCGGCTGCCAACTGAGCGCCGTGTAGCTTTTGAATCATTTGAGACGGGCAGGAGGTTTCTAGTTTGTGCTCAGCCT GAAGCTGTCAATTGTGGTTTCCTTGCTTGGGTTGACCCAGAGTGGCCTCCCACAATGCAAAATGCATTGTTGAAGCTTTGGGAAATTTTTGAAGACAGCAGGACTGCTAGGAGGAAGGATAACCAGGAAAGTTCACTTACTATCCACCACCTTAAAGAAGAGAAAAGGAATCTGGATGCCAACTATGACAAACTAGTTGAAGATGTCCATCAACTTCTCAATGCCCAGGAGGACAGGGTGTTGGATTTATCCAGTAGCAGTTTCTGGAAAAAAAATATCCAGTAG